A genomic region of Candidatus Binatota bacterium contains the following coding sequences:
- a CDS encoding O-antigen ligase family protein: protein MPAPLLPALLLPLLVLVQLTAGVISAPSAASAYDVTSNLLLLTSYAAFFAFACGSTTNTRVFHAFAALLLLLGTAEGLYGLLNLLSGNERLLIYERWAYPHSATGTLVNRNHFAYLIEMSLPLALASGLLFAPVQRDTRRSTDSEATARRIMAVTATTVLGLALIFSRSRMGIFSLLAAAATIGAASALLRPRAGGRSRKGYALPALLVLALGGFALVIGIDPVLERFFRIPQDLEHGRLPIWQAALAMWREAPLLGHGWGSYESLWPAWAGRPTGLHYKHAHNEYLQVLAEGGLAGATVVAWALWLFGRRVLGALSRPLTHAQRAVTVALATGITSVAFHSAADFGLRIPGVALVFALVVALFVRVTDDPELVDRA from the coding sequence GTGCCGGCACCGTTGCTGCCCGCCCTGCTGCTGCCCCTGCTCGTGCTCGTACAACTCACCGCGGGCGTTATAAGCGCGCCATCGGCGGCTTCTGCCTACGACGTGACCTCCAACCTGCTGCTGCTCACCTCTTACGCCGCCTTCTTTGCCTTCGCCTGTGGAAGCACTACAAACACGCGCGTCTTTCACGCCTTCGCCGCCCTGCTGTTGCTGCTGGGCACGGCCGAGGGCCTGTACGGTCTGCTCAACCTGCTCTCGGGCAACGAGCGCCTGCTCATCTACGAGCGCTGGGCCTACCCCCACTCTGCCACCGGCACGCTGGTGAACCGCAATCACTTTGCCTATCTCATCGAGATGTCGCTGCCGCTGGCGCTGGCCAGCGGGCTGCTGTTTGCCCCCGTGCAGCGCGACACCCGGCGCTCGACCGACAGCGAGGCCACCGCGCGCCGCATAATGGCCGTAACCGCTACGACCGTGCTGGGCCTGGCGCTGATCTTCTCGCGATCGAGGATGGGCATTTTCAGCCTGCTTGCGGCCGCTGCCACTATTGGTGCTGCAAGTGCCCTGCTGCGCCCACGCGCCGGTGGCCGCTCGCGCAAGGGCTACGCCCTGCCCGCCCTGCTGGTGCTGGCACTGGGCGGCTTTGCGCTGGTGATAGGCATAGACCCGGTGCTGGAGCGGTTTTTCCGCATACCCCAGGATCTTGAGCACGGCCGCTTGCCGATCTGGCAGGCAGCGCTGGCCATGTGGCGCGAGGCGCCGCTTCTGGGCCACGGCTGGGGCAGCTACGAGTCGCTTTGGCCGGCCTGGGCCGGTCGTCCTACGGGCCTGCACTACAAGCACGCTCACAACGAGTACCTGCAGGTGCTGGCCGAAGGAGGCCTGGCCGGCGCGACCGTGGTGGCCTGGGCGCTGTGGCTGTTCGGGCGGCGAGTGCTCGGCGCGCTATCGCGCCCGCTCACCCACGCGCAGCGTGCGGTGACCGTGGCGCTGGCCACCGGCATCACCTCGGTTGCCTTCCACTCGGCGGCCGATTTCGGCCTGCGTATTCCCGGCGTGGCGCTGGTGTTTGCACTGGTGGTGGCCTTGTTTGTGCGTGTGACCGACGACCCCGAGCTGGTGGACCGCGCATGA
- a CDS encoding protein tyrosine phosphatase, whose amino-acid sequence MTAASYDGMTDIHCHLLPGIDDGPRNWEQSVELCRAMADDGITRAVATPHLIDGVYNNTLSLVTPLTAQLNERLANAGIKLEVLVGAEVDLASRYAQGSPELPTLAGGKAVLLEMPMAVLPQAMDQVLFSVTSQDLIPVLAHPERNEPLQDDPRLAADWLRAGAVLQLDGDSLLGVWGRGAERLAIKLLERGLAQAMASDAHSVKRRPPRLAEARQRAAELVGEQAATLLTNNGPEELLASHALAVPVYSPGQHDSDASAVPDKASGWLGRLFGR is encoded by the coding sequence ATGACTGCCGCGAGCTACGACGGCATGACCGACATCCACTGCCACTTGCTTCCAGGAATCGACGACGGGCCGCGCAACTGGGAGCAGTCTGTTGAGCTCTGCCGCGCCATGGCCGACGACGGCATCACCCGCGCAGTGGCCACCCCGCACCTGATCGACGGCGTCTACAACAACACCCTGTCGCTCGTGACGCCGCTCACCGCCCAGCTCAACGAGCGCCTGGCCAACGCCGGCATCAAGCTCGAAGTACTCGTGGGCGCCGAGGTCGATCTTGCCAGTCGCTACGCCCAGGGTTCGCCCGAGCTGCCCACGCTGGCCGGCGGCAAGGCGGTGCTGCTCGAGATGCCCATGGCCGTGCTGCCCCAGGCCATGGACCAGGTGCTGTTCTCGGTCACCTCGCAGGACCTCATTCCGGTGCTGGCCCACCCCGAGCGCAACGAGCCCCTGCAGGACGATCCGCGCCTTGCGGCCGACTGGCTGCGCGCTGGCGCAGTGCTGCAACTCGACGGCGATTCGCTGCTGGGCGTGTGGGGACGCGGCGCCGAACGCCTGGCCATAAAACTGCTCGAACGCGGACTCGCCCAGGCCATGGCCAGCGATGCCCACTCGGTCAAACGCCGTCCACCGCGGCTGGCCGAGGCCCGACAACGCGCCGCCGAACTCGTGGGCGAACAGGCGGCGACCCTGCTCACCAATAACGGCCCCGAAGAACTGCTCGCGAGCCACGCGCTGGCTGTGCCTGTTTACTCGCCCGGCCAACACGACTCAGACGCCTCCGCCGTTCCTGACAAAGCCAGCGGCTGGCTGGGCAGACTCTTCGGAAGATAG
- a CDS encoding polysaccharide biosynthesis tyrosine autokinase — protein sequence MLLTACSAWCAWAWPIDEACARRPTGKRTVRDDHNDADHPLNEQQPPRGQSYPGQQPSPQGEPYPQAGSQLATRSNAGLPTQYGPPGYNAEPYYADDEINLWDYIHVLLRRRWSVVAVFTACVLGALIFSLAATPMYKSTVLLEIQPGGPNVMGDVQSVTDPIAQAQAYNDFFQTQYDILASRELARRSIDELDLRDDPWLNGELAAAAFVGRSKATVKGWLGSSESDGLELAERKFEHDMFERFTEQVEVKPRRKSFLVELSFSSPDAELSQRVSTELADQYRIFTIDQSQEAARSAREFIEKQREYQQAELSSAEAELQVYARANDILAMEQEAGRVHERLTDLITRHTASQARRIEAESLHSQGLGRDRRSLPLLVNNALLKSLREELSEARAIRAELGSRFTDEFPDVRKADARVERLSADIVEQEDRILAGVRSDFERTIDSEQKLAEEVGRQRLVVAAYEEKAIDFKIKKREVDTTREIYESLLRRSKEVELMSAISSTNISVVDAAETPIEADSPRIPLNLAMSMMLGVFGGVGLAFFQEYMDDSLKTPDDVERQLRLPTLGTVPEFVLPKVEKGMPAPSADLEVALNPTSAGSEAIRTLRASLFLAAPGGLPSRLILTSSKPSEGKTCIAMNLGIAMAQMGRRVCLLDCDLRRPRVHKTLNEELSPGLTNYLTGNATLEDITRASGQPGFDIITAGPVPPNPVDLLNSPLMNDLLRDLDERYDQVLIDAPPAMGFADVPVITSQLGGGCLLVAHAGETSARLARNTCEYLVRMQSRLLGVVLNRVSARRAHYSDYGYGYGYGYGYGDDYAQRAEDPSLESPSRKGPTHTMNT from the coding sequence TTGTTGTTGACCGCGTGCTCGGCCTGGTGCGCGTGGGCGTGGCCTATTGATGAGGCTTGCGCGAGAAGACCGACAGGGAAGAGAACAGTGAGAGACGACCACAACGACGCTGATCACCCGCTCAACGAGCAGCAGCCGCCACGCGGGCAGTCGTATCCCGGCCAGCAGCCGTCGCCCCAGGGCGAGCCCTACCCGCAAGCCGGGTCACAGCTGGCCACGCGCAGCAACGCCGGCCTGCCCACGCAGTACGGCCCCCCCGGTTATAACGCCGAGCCCTACTACGCCGACGATGAGATCAACCTCTGGGATTACATCCACGTGTTGCTCAGGCGTCGCTGGTCGGTGGTGGCGGTGTTCACGGCCTGCGTGCTGGGTGCGCTGATCTTCAGCCTCGCGGCCACGCCTATGTACAAGTCCACCGTGCTGTTGGAAATCCAGCCCGGCGGCCCCAACGTCATGGGCGACGTGCAGTCGGTCACCGATCCCATTGCCCAGGCCCAGGCCTACAACGATTTCTTCCAGACCCAGTACGACATCCTCGCCAGCCGCGAGCTCGCCCGTCGCAGCATCGACGAGCTCGATCTCAGGGACGACCCCTGGCTCAACGGTGAGCTGGCCGCGGCGGCTTTCGTGGGTCGCAGCAAGGCGACCGTCAAGGGCTGGCTGGGCAGTAGCGAAAGCGACGGCCTCGAGCTGGCCGAACGAAAGTTTGAGCACGACATGTTCGAGCGCTTCACCGAGCAGGTGGAGGTAAAGCCCAGGCGCAAGAGCTTTCTCGTTGAGCTGAGCTTTTCGTCTCCCGACGCCGAGTTGTCGCAGCGCGTGTCCACCGAGCTGGCCGACCAGTACCGCATCTTTACCATCGACCAGTCGCAGGAAGCCGCGCGCTCGGCCCGCGAGTTCATCGAAAAACAGCGTGAGTACCAGCAGGCCGAGCTGTCGTCGGCAGAGGCCGAGCTGCAGGTTTACGCCCGGGCCAACGACATCCTGGCCATGGAGCAGGAAGCCGGCCGCGTACACGAGCGGCTGACCGACCTCATCACCCGTCACACCGCCAGCCAGGCGCGTCGTATAGAGGCCGAGAGCCTGCACTCCCAGGGCTTGGGTCGCGATCGGCGCTCGCTGCCCTTGCTGGTGAACAACGCGCTTCTGAAGAGCCTGCGCGAAGAGCTGTCCGAGGCCCGTGCAATCCGCGCCGAGCTGGGCTCACGCTTCACCGACGAGTTTCCTGACGTGCGCAAGGCCGACGCTCGCGTTGAGCGCCTGTCAGCCGACATCGTTGAGCAGGAAGACCGCATACTGGCGGGCGTGCGCAGTGACTTTGAGCGCACCATTGACAGCGAGCAGAAGCTGGCCGAGGAGGTAGGCCGACAGCGCCTGGTTGTGGCGGCTTACGAAGAGAAGGCCATCGACTTCAAGATCAAGAAGCGCGAGGTCGACACCACGCGCGAGATTTACGAAAGCCTGCTGCGCCGCAGCAAGGAAGTAGAGTTGATGAGCGCCATCAGCTCCACCAACATATCGGTCGTCGACGCAGCAGAGACGCCCATCGAGGCCGACAGCCCGCGCATTCCGCTCAACCTGGCCATGTCGATGATGCTGGGCGTGTTCGGAGGCGTGGGCCTGGCTTTCTTCCAGGAGTACATGGACGACAGCCTCAAGACTCCCGACGACGTGGAGCGACAACTGCGCCTGCCCACGCTCGGCACGGTGCCCGAGTTTGTGCTGCCCAAGGTCGAGAAGGGCATGCCCGCGCCCTCGGCCGACCTCGAGGTGGCCTTGAACCCCACCTCGGCTGGCAGCGAGGCCATACGCACCCTGAGGGCGTCGCTGTTCCTGGCTGCGCCCGGAGGTCTGCCTTCGCGCTTGATCCTCACCAGCTCCAAGCCCAGCGAGGGGAAGACCTGCATCGCCATGAACCTGGGCATTGCCATGGCACAGATGGGCCGGCGCGTGTGCCTGCTCGACTGCGATCTCAGGCGGCCGCGCGTGCACAAGACACTCAACGAGGAGCTGTCGCCCGGGCTGACGAACTACCTCACGGGCAACGCGACGCTGGAGGATATAACCCGCGCCAGCGGTCAGCCCGGCTTCGATATTATTACCGCCGGGCCGGTGCCGCCCAACCCGGTTGATCTCTTGAACAGCCCGCTGATGAACGATCTGCTGCGCGATCTCGACGAGCGCTACGACCAGGTCTTGATCGACGCGCCGCCCGCCATGGGTTTTGCCGATGTGCCGGTCATAACCAGCCAGCTCGGCGGCGGCTGCCTGCTTGTGGCGCATGCTGGCGAGACCTCGGCCCGCCTGGCTCGCAACACCTGCGAGTACCTGGTGCGCATGCAGTCGCGGCTGCTGGGCGTGGTTTTGAACCGCGTGTCGGCCAGGCGCGCGCACTACTCTGATTACGGTTACGGCTACGGTTACGGCTACGGCTACGGCGACGACTACGCCCAACGCGCAGAAGACCCGTCGCTTGAATCTCCATCACGCAAAGGACCCACACATACGATGAACACGTGA